In one Watersipora subatra chromosome 6, tzWatSuba1.1, whole genome shotgun sequence genomic region, the following are encoded:
- the LOC137397942 gene encoding uromodulin-like, with the protein MTAHRQAGSSHPRDQAAMTHSGGSAVVNDSSKQQYDLYHSRVEVFRNLLAAYCPDFKEPARQPRDQYHSDAEAEQAFYRALSYQLTVCQLSHQSYPQPPECENATTFTQPWRKDHDGKGLKPGGPSSLLGRACDERKDLQWFRFRGEAGSRMLDSAPKYESCGSLWPYWTDAEMPTDVGVVKRVEAFGVQDQFPKAYSSQIEVMRCSEAKNDFIYRHTGPYYDMCQSTYCGMD; encoded by the exons ATGACTGCTCACCGCCAGGCTGGTAGTAGCCACCCTCGTGATCAAGCCGCCATGACTCATTCAG GAGGCAGCGCTGTCGTTAATGACTCAAGCAAACAGCAGTATGATCTTTATCATTCCCGTGTTGAAGTGTTCAGAAATCTGTTAGCCGCCTACTGTCCTGATTTTAAGGAACCGGCGAGACAACCAAGAGACCAGTATCACAGCGACGCCGAAGCTGAACAGGCCTTCTACAGAGCATTGAGCTACCAGCTAACAGTTTGTCAACTCTCGCACCAATCCTACCCTCAGCCACCGGAGTGTGAGAATGCAACGACCTTCACCCAGCCTTGGAGAAAAGACCATGATGGAAAAGGTTTAAAACCTGGTGGACCGTCTTCACTCCTTGGACGGGCATGTGACGAAAGAAAGGACTTGCAGTGGTTCAGATTCAGGGGTGAAGCAGGAAGTAGAATGCTCGACTCTGCGCCAAAGTATGAGAGCTGTGGTAGTTTATGGCCTTACTGGACCGATGCCGAGATGCCGACCGATGTAGGCGTGGTTAAAAGGGTCGAAGCATTTGGTGTGCAAGACCAATTCCCAAAAGCTTACTCCAGTCAGATCGAAGTGATGCGATGCTCCGAGGCAAAGAATGACTTCATTTACAGACACACCGGGCCCTACTATGACATGTGTCAATCAACCTACTGTGGAATGGACTAG